The Halopseudomonas sabulinigri genome window below encodes:
- a CDS encoding VF530 family protein yields the protein MSQEPSETRHSDPLHGVTLKAIVTELQAQYGWEELGRRIPINCFLSQPSINSSLKFLRKTPWARSKVEALYIETRSSCG from the coding sequence ATGTCGCAGGAACCCAGCGAAACCAGACACTCAGACCCCTTGCACGGGGTGACACTCAAGGCGATAGTGACTGAGCTGCAAGCGCAGTACGGCTGGGAGGAACTGGGCCGCCGCATTCCGATCAACTGCTTTCTCAGCCAGCCGAGCATCAACTCCAGCCTGAAGTTTCTGCGCAAGACGCCTTGGGCACGCAGCAAGGTGGAGGCGCTGTATATCGAAACACGGTCCTCCTGCGGCTAG
- a CDS encoding YqaA family protein → MWELTSYAGLFLIALGAATVLPLQSEFALVALLLQDHYPVALLLLVATTGNVLGAILNWVLGRYLERLQHKRWFPLKPGQLHRAQAVYHRWGYWSLLMSWAPFIGDPLTIVAGLMREPLWRFTLIVTLAKGARYLLLAAATLGWMPAETVS, encoded by the coding sequence ATGTGGGAGCTGACAAGTTACGCGGGACTCTTTCTGATCGCCTTGGGCGCCGCGACCGTGCTGCCGCTGCAATCGGAGTTCGCGCTGGTAGCCCTGCTGCTACAAGACCATTACCCGGTAGCGCTGCTGTTGTTGGTAGCCACCACCGGCAATGTGCTGGGCGCCATCCTCAACTGGGTGCTGGGGCGTTATCTGGAACGCCTGCAGCACAAGCGCTGGTTCCCGCTCAAACCCGGCCAGCTGCATCGCGCCCAGGCGGTTTATCATCGCTGGGGTTACTGGTCACTGCTGATGAGCTGGGCGCCCTTTATCGGCGACCCCTTGACCATTGTTGCCGGGCTCATGCGTGAACCACTCTGGCGCTTCACCCTGATCGTCACCCTGGCCAAGGGCGCCCGTTATCTGTTGCTTGCCGCGGCTACGCTGGGCTGGATGCCTGCCGAGACAGTCAGCTAG
- a CDS encoding MFS transporter, whose amino-acid sequence MSDSSLETLSPLADAPVKAVSWLILLALAVGGFAIGTGEFVIMGLMPDMARDLQVTEPQVGHVISSYAIGVMVGAPVLAIFGARLRRRHLLLLLMLFFAAGNIASALAPDYHSLMLARFVAGLPHGAYFGVAALVAASLVAPNKRAAAVSQVMLGLTVAILVGNPLATALGQSVSWRYAFVAVAVIALLTVLMIALFLPLDAQHKPSNPLTELQAFRRPQVWFALGIGAIGFAGMFCVFSYLAMTLLDVTKVERSMVPLAMAAFGLGAIIGNLAGGWLFERLQFRAVGVVLVWSALVLLLFPLAAQALWSILLASVAVGTMVALSPPLQTRLMDVAADAQTLAASAHHAAFNIANALGPWLGGMAIIAGFGWTSTGYVGAATAVGGLLLYWLAWRHERRNPLALPHEG is encoded by the coding sequence ATGTCCGACTCCTCGCTGGAAACCCTCTCTCCGCTCGCCGACGCCCCGGTCAAGGCCGTTTCCTGGCTGATCCTGCTGGCGCTGGCCGTCGGCGGCTTCGCCATAGGTACCGGAGAATTCGTGATCATGGGGCTGATGCCGGATATGGCCCGCGACCTGCAGGTGACCGAGCCCCAGGTGGGCCACGTGATCAGCAGCTATGCGATCGGAGTGATGGTCGGTGCACCGGTGCTGGCGATTTTCGGCGCTCGGTTACGTCGCCGTCATTTACTGTTGTTGTTGATGCTGTTTTTTGCCGCCGGCAACATCGCCAGTGCGCTGGCACCGGATTACCACAGCCTGATGCTCGCGCGCTTCGTAGCCGGCCTGCCGCACGGCGCCTATTTCGGCGTGGCCGCGCTGGTGGCGGCCTCTCTCGTGGCGCCGAACAAGCGCGCGGCGGCGGTGAGCCAGGTGATGCTCGGACTCACCGTGGCGATTCTGGTCGGCAACCCGCTGGCCACCGCGCTGGGGCAAAGCGTCAGCTGGCGCTATGCCTTTGTGGCCGTGGCGGTGATCGCGCTGCTCACGGTGCTGATGATCGCCTTGTTTCTACCGCTGGACGCGCAACACAAGCCAAGCAATCCGCTGACTGAGCTGCAGGCGTTTCGTCGTCCGCAGGTCTGGTTTGCCCTGGGCATCGGCGCCATTGGCTTTGCTGGCATGTTCTGCGTGTTCAGCTATCTGGCGATGACCCTGCTCGACGTAACCAAGGTGGAGCGCAGCATGGTGCCGCTGGCCATGGCCGCGTTCGGTCTGGGGGCGATCATTGGTAACCTGGCCGGCGGTTGGCTGTTCGAGCGCCTGCAATTCAGGGCCGTGGGCGTGGTACTGGTCTGGAGCGCCCTGGTGCTGCTGCTATTCCCGCTGGCGGCGCAGGCACTGTGGAGCATTCTGCTGGCCTCAGTGGCAGTGGGCACCATGGTGGCGCTGTCGCCGCCGTTGCAAACGCGCCTGATGGATGTGGCCGCCGATGCGCAGACGCTGGCGGCCTCGGCGCACCACGCGGCCTTCAATATCGCCAACGCGCTTGGGCCCTGGCTGGGTGGTATGGCGATCATTGCAGGATTTGGCTGGACGTCGACCGGTTACGTGGGCGCCGCTACCGCGGTGGGCGGGTTGTTGCTGTATTGGCTGGCGTGGCGGCATGAACGGCGTAACCCGCTGGCGTTGCCGCACGAGGGCTAG